In Nostocoides sp. HKS02, the DNA window CCGAAGGCCTCTGAGCGCATGTCACCGATGCTGAACGCCTGGTCGACCGTGAGGTTCTTGGTGCCGGCATCGACGAACTGGGCGAGCCGCACCGGGTTGGCGAGGACGTCGCGGCTCAGCGACTTGAGCAGAAGCGCCTTGATGAACGCTTCCTGCCGCTTGCCGCGGGAGATGTCCCCTTGGCTGAGGGCGTGGCGCTCGCGGACGAACGCGAGTGCCATCTCGCCGTTCATCATCTGGTAGCCCTTGTGGAAGGTGAACTCCGAGGTGCTGCCAGCCTCCTCGACGTAGACGTTGACGCCGCCCACGGCATCCGTCATGCGCTTGAACCCCTCGAAGCCCACGACGGCGACGTGGTCGATCGGCACGCCCACCAGGTTCTGGAGGGTTTCGACCAGCAGCGGGGCGCCGCCATAGGCGAAGGCGGCGTTGATCTTGTCCTTGCCGTGCCCCGGCACGCTGACGTAGAGGTCGCGGGGGAAGTGCACGAGCGTCACCGTCTTGCGGTCGGCGGCCACGTGCATGAGCACGATGACGTCCGAGCGACCGTCGGCGACGGTGGTGCGCGAGTCGGACCCGATGAAGAGGATGTTCTGGGCGTCCTTGGCCGCGGCCTTCCGGGCGGGCGGTGCGGCGGCGCCGCTCACCCCGGGGGTGGGCAGCAGGGCGCTGTGTTTGACGTTCGACGTCAGTTCGTGGTTGAGGAACAGCAGGTATGCCGCGACCGCACCGACGAGGAGCAGGAGCACCAGGGCGACGGTGGCGGCGATGGCGCGGCGCACCCGTGAGCCGCGGCTACGGGGCGGGTCGGCGTCGGTCTCGTCGATCTCGTCAAAGGTCTCCAGCACCCCGTCAGTGTAGGGAGAGCGGCTGAGCGCTGCCCACGCAACCGTAGAGTGGGGTGGTGCACGACGTCGGCGAGCAGATGCGGGCCCACGGGCGGCGCATGACGCAGCAGCGCCAGCGCGTCGTCGACGCCATCGCACGCCTGGGTCACGCCACCCCCGAGGAGGTCGTGTCGGCCGTCGCCGGCGACGGCGCCGCGGGGCTGGCACCATCGACCGTCTACCGCGCCCTGGAGGCGCTGGAGGAGCTCGGTGTGGTCAGCCACACCCACCTCGACCACCGGGCGCCGAGCTATCACCTGGCCGACCACGCCGACCACATCCACCTCGTCTGTCGCGACTGTGGGCGAGTCGAACAGTGCCCGCGCGAGCTCGCCGACCCGTTCGCGGGGAATGTTCTGCGGCTCAACGGCTTTGTTGCTGATGTGACACACATGGCGATCCACGGACGGTGCAGCTCGTGCGCGACGAGACGATGACGACAGAGATGACGACAGAACGGTCGTCCCTGCTGACCCGTCCGGGCGCGGTGGACGGCGACGGTGTGGACGCGGGTGTGGCGGCGCACTACGGCGATCCGCTGCGCGAGCAGCGTCTGCTCTCCGAGGGCTTGGCCGTGGTCGACCTGTCGCACCGGGGGGTGGTGACGGTGACGGGTCCAGATCGACTGTCCTGGCTCCACTCGATCACGACCCAACAGCTCACGGCCCTGGCGCCACGGGTGTCCGCCGAGTCGCTCGTCCTCACGCCCAAGGGGCACATCGAGCACAGCCTGCACCTCGTCGACGACGGGGTGGCCACGTGGATCACCACCGAGCCGGGCGATGCTCCTGCCCTCGTCAGGTGGCTGGACTCGATGCGCTTCATGCTCCGGGTCGAGGTGAGCGACGTGACTGCCGACTGGGCCGTGCTCGGCGAGCCGTCCGGCCAGGAGTCCCAGCCCGGCGAGCCGCTGGCCTGGCGCGACCCGTGGCCCGGTCTCGTGGGTGACACCGCGGCATACGGCCCAGTGGAGGGGCACCCGGCCACCAACCGGGCCTGGCGCGAGCTCCTGGTACCCCGTCCCGAGCTGGCGGCAGCCGTCGGCGAGCGGGACCTCGCCGGGACCTGGGCCAGTGAGGCCCTGCGTGTCGCTGCGTGGCGGCCGCGGTTCGGGTTCGAGACCGACCACCGCACGATCCCGCACGAGGTCGACTGGCTGCGCACGGCGGTGCACCTGCACAAGGGGTGCTACCGCGGTCAGGAGACGGTGGCACGGGTGCACAACCTCGGGCGCCCGCCGCGGCGTCTGGTCTTCCTGCACCTCGACGGGTCCGGTCACACGCTCCCGGGGGCGGGCGAGGCCGTGATGCTCGGCGACCGGCAGGTCGGTCAGCTCACCTCGGTCGCGCGCCACCACGTGGACGGCCCGATCGCGCTCGCGTTGGTCAAGCGGAACACTCCGGTCGACGCGGCCCTGGCCATCGGCGGCATCAGTGCCGCCCAGGACGAGGTCGTCGCGCCGTAACGGCCGCAGCCGTGTGCCGCCCGTCGCCGCGGAGGCTCAGTGCTATGCGGACTGTCGCTCGCGAGAACGCTCCCGGCGCGAACGGTCCTCGGGCAGGGGCGCGTAGCCGTCGCTGTAGTAGTAGCTCTCGGCGTGGGCGCCGTGCGTGGGGACGCGGTTGACGACGATGCCGAGAATGTTGCCCTTGACTCCGCGCAGGGCCTCGAGCGAGCGCGTCACGTGCTCGCGGTTGACCACGCCGCACCCGGTGACGAGCACGACGCCGCCGGTGAGGGTGCTCAGGACGGTCGCATCGGTGACCGGCAGGATCGGGGGCGCGTCGATGACGACGTAGTCGAACATCTCCTCGAGCGTGCCGATCAGCCGGGCCATCGTCTCGGAGCCCAGCAGCTCGCTCGGGTTGGGCGGGATCTGGCCAGCGCCGAGAACCTGCAGCGCGCTGTCACCGAACGGTTGCAGCACGTCGAGCAGCTCGGCCTGACCGATGAGCACGTTCGTGAGCCCAACGGACCCCTCCATGCCCATGTAGCGCAGCAGCCGGGGTCGACGCAGGTCACCCTCGATGACGCAGACCCGCGCTCCGGCGGCCGCCATGCTGATGGCGAGGTTGGCCGCTGTCGTGGTCTTTCCCTCGCCGGGCAGCGAGCTGGTCAGGACCATCGAACGGGGGTGGTTGGCTGCGTCGACGAACTGGAGGTTGGTGCGCAGCGACCGGAAGGCTTCGGCGCGGAGGCCGTGCGGGTCGGACTGGACGATGAGCGGGTGCTTGCCGCCGTCGGGATCGAAGGCGATGGTGCCGATGATCGTCTCGTCACTCAGGTCCTTGACGTCCCGCTCGCTCTTGATCGAGGTGTCGAAGGTGTCGCGCAGCAGGGCCACGCCGAGGCCGACCAGCAGGCCGAGGACCAGGCCGAGGCCGAGGTTGCGGGCAGGCATGGGGCTGATCGGTGTGGTCGGGACCGACGCTGGTCGCACCACCGACACCTTCACCGGGCTCGGGGTCTTGTCGGACACGCGCTCGAGGTCGACGACACTCGTGGAGAACTGCTTGCCGACCGCCTCGGCGATGGCCGCCGCGCGCTGGGCGCTGGCGTCGTCGACGTAGACGTCGATGAGCACGGTGTCGAGCGGCACGCTTGCCGTGATGCGCTGGCCGAGGTCATCGGGGGTGGTGTTGAGCCCGAGCTGCTTGATCACGGGATCGAGCACGGTCGGCGTGGAGATGAGGTCGGAGTACGACTTCACCCGCTGCTGGGTGAACGTGTTGCCCTGCAGCAGCTGGCTGGAGTCCTGGCCTCCCGACGTCGACACGAACAGCTGGGTCCGGGCCTCGTAGACCTTGGGGCTCCAGAGGGTGAACAGCGCCGCGAACGCGACGATCAGGAGAGTCGCCACGGTGATGGCGCGCCACCGTTTACGCACCACGCGGAGGTAGTCGTGAAGGTCCACGGTCCTGCTTTCACTTGCTGTTGCATGGAGTCGCCACGGGCTGCCAGCGCACGCGTGGACCGCGACAGTCTTTCACAGGCTGGGCGCACTGGTGCGGAGCGTGGCTGCCATGATGACGCCCATGGCTCGCACGACCGGAACACTCATCACCGTTGCGCCCACGGGCGCTGAGCTGGCGAAGTCCGATTTTCCCCAGCTGCCGACGACCCTGGACGAGCTGGTTGAGACGGCTCAGTCGTGCGAGCTGGCCGGTGCCGCCATGATCCACCTGCACATCCGCGACGCGGACCACCGCCCCACCCTCGATCACGGTTACCTCAAGGCGGCCGTCCAGGCCCTGCGCGAGCAGACCAGCCTGGTCATCCAGCTCTCGACCGGCGGCAGCGTGCACGACCCGCTCGACCAGCGGCTCACGGTGCTCGACGCCGAGCCCGACTCGTGCTCACTGACGTGCGGCACGACGAACTTCGGCGACGACGTGTTCCTCAACCCCTATGGCTTCATGTCGGACCTCTACGTCCAGGCCCAGGAGCGTGAGGTGGTCCCCGAGTTCGAGCTGTTCGACCTCGGCCACGTCGCCTCGCTGGCCCGTCTGGTCGACACGCACGGACTGCCCTTCGGGGGGAAGGTGCACGTCGACTTCGTGACGGGGGTGCCAGGGGGTATGCCGGGCACGCCGGCCGCGCTGCTGGCTGGCGTGGCCATGCTGCCTCCCGAGGTCACCTCCTGGGCGGCGACCGGCATCGGCCGGACCCATCTGCCGATCGCGGCGGCGGCGCTCGCTGCCGGGGGCCACCTGCGGGTGGGGATGGAGGACAACGTGGTCTTCGCGCGGGGCGTCCCCGTGGAGCACAACCGCCAGCTCGTCGAGCGGGCCGCGCACCTCGCCGAGGTGATGCAACGTCCCGCCCTGTCGACCGAGGCCGCCCGCACCCTTCTGGGCGTCAAGGACCGTCGCGCCTGACCCCGCCAGGTGGCCAGAGTTTGCCGTGTGATGGGGAACACGCTGCCTTCAGTTTGCATGTTGCTAACTAGAGCAAGCAGTATGGGGGCATGAGCCGAATTCCGCTGGGACCCCTCAGTGGCAACAACCTGGGCGACTACCTGCGCGAGCAGCGTCAGACCGCCCGGCTCTCGCTGCGTCAGCTCTCCGAGCTGGCCGGCATCTCCAACCCCTACCTGTCGCAGATCGAGCGTGGCCTCAAGAGGCCCAGCGCAGAGATCCTCCAGCAGCTCGCCAAGGGCCTCGAGGTCTCAGCAGAGTCGCTCTACGTCCGGGCGGGGATTCTCGACGAGCGGCAGGGGCACGACGCCGAGCCGCTCGACACCAGGGCCGTCATCGGCGCCGACCCGCAGCTCACCGCACGCCAGAAGGCCGCCCTCCTGGACATCTACGACTCGTTCGTGGCAGCCCAGGAAGCGCCGGACCGCAAGCGTCCAGCCGTCAAGGCCGCCAAGACCACCCCAACCCCCCGCAAATGAAGGAGATCCCCATGGCACTCGTTGCCGACATCCGCAAGACCGTCACCGACACCACTCCCGTGTTCGCCGCCGTCGGCCTGACCGACCTGGCCGTCGAGAAGGTCCGCGACGCCCGCGTCCGCGCTGCCGCGGTTCGCCTCGAGCTCGAGCCCGCCAAGCTGCAGGTCAAGGCCCAGGAGTCCTACGAGTCCGTGGCCGCCCGGGGCGAGCGCCTCGTCAAGCGCGTCCGCACCCAGAAGTCCACCAAGGACCTCATCGCCCAGGCCGAGGCGACCTTCGCCCTCGGCAAGGGTGCCGTGACCACGGTCCGCCACTCGGCCAGCGAGATCCAGCGCTCCGCCAAGGCCACCCTGACCACGGGCCGTCGCGAGGCCGCCACCACCGCCCAGACCGTCGCCGGCTCCATCATCGGCGAGACGGCGACCACGGCCGCCGAGGTGAAGCAGTCCGCTGCGCGCACCCGCACGGCCGCCAAGCGCACGGCCACCACGGCCAAGAAGTCGACGAGCGCCAGCAAGACGGCGACCAAGCGCGCGACCACCGGTGCCAAGAACACCGCGTCCGCCACGAAGAAGGCCACCGAGGCGGCTGCCACCAAGGTCGGCGACTGACCCTCACGCTGAACCCGAACGGCCCCCGCCCCTCCCGGCGGGGGCCGTTCGCGTCGCTAGGGTTGTCAGGTGACTACGCGGCATACGACCACCACCACGACGCCACCCGCTCTCGGCGAGGCGCCGGTCCTCGCCCACTACGTCAGGGGCGGTTTCGTCGAGTCGGCACACCGCGCGTCCGTCGTCGCCACGGCGCCGCACGGCGAGCACCTGCTGGCCCTGGGTGCCGTGGACGACCCGGTGTTCCCACGCTCGGCGAACAAGCCGATCCAGACCGTCGCGATGGTCCGCGCCGGGCTGCAGCTGCCGCCGGAGCACCTTGCGCTCGCCTCGGCCAGCCACTCCGGCGAGGACTTTCACGTCGCGGGGGTGCGGGCCATGCTCGCGTCGGCGGGCCTCGACGAGACCGACCTCCAGAACACCGCTGACTACCCCGTCGACGACCAGGCCCGCGAGGCGGTGATCCGCGCTGGCGGCAGCAAGCTCCGGGTCACCCAGAACTGCTCCGGCAAGCACGCCGCGATGCTCGCGACCTGCGTCGCGAACGGCTGGGACACCACGACCTACCTCGACCGCGCCCACCCGCTCCAACAGGCCATTGCCGCCACCCTGAGCGAGCTCACGGGGGACCAGATCGGGGCGGTGGCGGTCGACGGCTGTGGCGCACCGGTCATGGCGATCACGCTCGCAGGCCTCGCCCGCGCCTTCGGTCGCCTCGCCTCCGCAGCGCCTGGCACCGTCGAGGCCCAGGTCGCGGACGCGATCCGCGCCCACCCTGCCTACCTCGGGGGCACCGGTCGCGACGTGACTGCCCTGATCGCCAAGACGCCCGGTCTGATCGCCAAGGACGGCGCCGAGTCGGTGTACGCCGTGGGGCTCGCCGACGGCCGCGGGATCGCCCTGAAGGTCGCCGACGGTTACCCCCGGGCCAAACCGGTGATCCTCGCCGCCGTGCTGCGCCGCCTGGGGGTCGAGTCCGACGCGCTCGCGCAGCTCGAGAACGCACCGGTGCTCGGCCACGGCGAACCTGTCGGGGCCATCGTCGCCGTCGGCATCTGACCCGTGCGCGCGGTCCTCCAGCGGGTCACCACGGCCTCGGTGTCGGTGGCGGGCGAGGTCGTCGGAGCGATCGAGCGACCAGGTCTGCTGGCGCTCGTCGGCGTCACGCACTCGGACGGCCCGGTCGAGGTGGCCGCCATGGTGCGCAAGATCAGCGAGCTGCGCATCCTGCGGGAGGAGCGGTCGGTGCTCGACGACGCTGCTCCCGTCCTGGTGGTCAGCCAGTTCACCCTGTATGCCGACCTGCGCAAGGGCCGGCGCCCGTCCTGGAGCAACGCCGCGCCCGGCTCCGTGGCCGAGCCGCTGGTCGAGGCGGTGGTCGATGGTCTGCGAGAGCTCGGTGTCGAGGTGGCGACCGGGCGGTTCGGCGCGATGATGGAGGTCCAACTCGTCAACGATGGCCCAGTGACGGTGGTCGTCGACGTCTGACCCTTAGGCTGTCTGCATGTTCTACGCACTTGGCTCGGCACAGGGAATCGTGATCCTGCTGCTCTCGGTGGCCGCCTTCGCGGCCGAGGTGTTCGCGCTGGTCGACACCCTGCGCACGCGCCCGGACGCCTTCGTGGCCGCGAGCAAGCGCACCAAGAAGTTCTGGGCCATCGTCAACGCGGTCGCCGTCGTCCTCGGGTTCATCTCGATCGCCAACTCGATCACGCTTGTTCTCCGTGGGCATCATCGCGATCGTGGGCTCGGGGATCTACCTCGCGGACGTGCGCCCCGCGCTGCAGCAGGTTCGGGGGACGGGCCGAGGCCAGCACATGGGACCCTACGGACCATGGTGAACGACATGGGGGAGGCCACCGAGGTGCCGCAGCTGACTGACCCGCGCGAGGGCATCTTCACCGTCGAGCGGCCCTGGGGGAACTTCCAGCAGTTCGTGTCGAACGAGCGCGTGACGGTCAAGATCATCACCGTCGACCCGGGTCACCGGCTGTCGCTGCAGACCCATGACCACCGGGGTGAGTTCTGGCAGGTGCTCGACGTGCCGATCGAGGTCACGGTCGGGGAGCGCACCTGGACTGCGGAGCCCGGTGAGGCCGTCTGGGTGCCCTGCACCGCCATCCACCGCATGGCCAACAAGGGCGACCGCCCGGGCCGCCTGCTCGAGATCGCCTTCGGGGACTTCGACGAGGCCGACATCGTGCGCCTCGAGGACGACTACGCGCGCTGACGACGCACCGCGTCCACCGCGTCCCAGGCCACGGTGACCTCTCCCAGCCGCCACCGTGCGGGGCCGTCGACGACGGGCCACCCCTCGTCGCGTACAGCCGCCACGGTCGCCAGGAAGCGCTGACGCACGCCGAAGCTCGCGTGGTGCGCCGAATGCGCCCAGGCCCGGTCGAGCGCGCCGAGCCACGCGTGCACGGGCTCCCCCTGGACATTGCGGTGGATGAGCGCCTTCGGCAGACGCTCGGCGATCGCCGACGGGCTGGTCAACCCGCGAAGCCGCCACGACAGTGTCAGCGAGAGCGGCCCGGAGCGGTCCACGGCGACCCATGTGCTCAGGCGGCCGAGCTCGTCGCAGGTGCCGTCGACGAGCACCCCGTGCGGCGCGAGACGGGCCTGGACCGTCGACCAGGCGCCCGCCACCTCGGACTCGTCGTACTGACGCAGGACGTTGAAGGCGCGCACGACCGTCGCCTGCCGCCCGTCCGGCAGCGGCACCTCGAAACCGCCGCGCCGAAAGGACAGGCCCTCGCGCTCGAGGGACGCGGCGCGGGTGACCCGGTCAGGGTCGATCTCGATCCCCACGACCTCGACATCGGCCCGCACCCGTCGGAGCCGGTCGTGCAGCTCGACGGCGGTGACGGGCGACGCGCCGTACCCCAGGTCCACGACGACGGGCGGCTCGGTACTGCGCACCAGGCGCCACGACTGCGGCCCGGCCAGCCAACGGTCGACCCGGCGCAGGCGGTTGGGGTTGGTCGTTCCCCGGGTGATGGTGCCTACCGGCCGCGGTCCAGCCACGCGGGCAGCCTACGCGGCGGCAGCGGCTCTAGGGTGAGGGCGTGATCTGGCGCGGGCGTGACATCAGCCGCAGCATGGTGGCCCTGGTGACCTCGCTCAGTGCGCTGGCCCTGCTCGGATTGGCCACCCACGCACCGCGGTGGTTCGGCCATGACGAGGGGTTCGCCAACGTGGCACCCGGGCTGCTGACCGTGGCTCCCGAGGCGAGAGGGGTCGCCACCCTCGGGGGTGGTGTCGCGGTGTCGCTGTACTCGGACGGCATGCGGATCACCCGCGACAACGACATGCTCCTGCAGACCGTCATCGGCGGCTCCATGCTGTCCGCCGTCCAGGGCCACACGACCGGCACCGGCGCCGACACCCGCGAACACGTCGACCGACAGCTCGACAACGTC includes these proteins:
- a CDS encoding DUF2516 family protein, translating into MFYALGSAQGIVILLLSVAAFAAEVFALVDTLRTRPDAFVAASKRTKKFWAIVNAVAVVLGFISIANSITLVLRGHHRDRGLGDLPRGRAPRAAAGSGDGPRPAHGTLRTMVNDMGEATEVPQLTDPREGIFTVERPWGNFQQFVSNERVTVKIITVDPGHRLSLQTHDHRGEFWQVLDVPIEVTVGERTWTAEPGEAVWVPCTAIHRMANKGDRPGRLLEIAFGDFDEADIVRLEDDYAR
- a CDS encoding asparaginase yields the protein MTTRHTTTTTTPPALGEAPVLAHYVRGGFVESAHRASVVATAPHGEHLLALGAVDDPVFPRSANKPIQTVAMVRAGLQLPPEHLALASASHSGEDFHVAGVRAMLASAGLDETDLQNTADYPVDDQAREAVIRAGGSKLRVTQNCSGKHAAMLATCVANGWDTTTYLDRAHPLQQAIAATLSELTGDQIGAVAVDGCGAPVMAITLAGLARAFGRLASAAPGTVEAQVADAIRAHPAYLGGTGRDVTALIAKTPGLIAKDGAESVYAVGLADGRGIALKVADGYPRAKPVILAAVLRRLGVESDALAQLENAPVLGHGEPVGAIVAVGI
- a CDS encoding folate-binding protein YgfZ gives rise to the protein MTTERSSLLTRPGAVDGDGVDAGVAAHYGDPLREQRLLSEGLAVVDLSHRGVVTVTGPDRLSWLHSITTQQLTALAPRVSAESLVLTPKGHIEHSLHLVDDGVATWITTEPGDAPALVRWLDSMRFMLRVEVSDVTADWAVLGEPSGQESQPGEPLAWRDPWPGLVGDTAAYGPVEGHPATNRAWRELLVPRPELAAAVGERDLAGTWASEALRVAAWRPRFGFETDHRTIPHEVDWLRTAVHLHKGCYRGQETVARVHNLGRPPRRLVFLHLDGSGHTLPGAGEAVMLGDRQVGQLTSVARHHVDGPIALALVKRNTPVDAALAIGGISAAQDEVVAP
- a CDS encoding LCP family protein produces the protein MLETFDEIDETDADPPRSRGSRVRRAIAATVALVLLLLVGAVAAYLLFLNHELTSNVKHSALLPTPGVSGAAAPPARKAAAKDAQNILFIGSDSRTTVADGRSDVIVLMHVAADRKTVTLVHFPRDLYVSVPGHGKDKINAAFAYGGAPLLVETLQNLVGVPIDHVAVVGFEGFKRMTDAVGGVNVYVEEAGSTSEFTFHKGYQMMNGEMALAFVRERHALSQGDISRGKRQEAFIKALLLKSLSRDVLANPVRLAQFVDAGTKNLTVDQAFSIGDMRSEAFGMRNLRGSDIAFVTAPFTGFGTAPNGGSIDIVDEPGMRLLGDALQNDAMSGYKDQTHTP
- the dtd gene encoding D-aminoacyl-tRNA deacylase, encoding MRAVLQRVTTASVSVAGEVVGAIERPGLLALVGVTHSDGPVEVAAMVRKISELRILREERSVLDDAAPVLVVSQFTLYADLRKGRRPSWSNAAPGSVAEPLVEAVVDGLRELGVEVATGRFGAMMEVQLVNDGPVTVVVDV
- a CDS encoding Fur family transcriptional regulator — its product is MHDVGEQMRAHGRRMTQQRQRVVDAIARLGHATPEEVVSAVAGDGAAGLAPSTVYRALEALEELGVVSHTHLDHRAPSYHLADHADHIHLVCRDCGRVEQCPRELADPFAGNVLRLNGFVADVTHMAIHGRCSSCATRR
- a CDS encoding polysaccharide biosynthesis tyrosine autokinase encodes the protein MDLHDYLRVVRKRWRAITVATLLIVAFAALFTLWSPKVYEARTQLFVSTSGGQDSSQLLQGNTFTQQRVKSYSDLISTPTVLDPVIKQLGLNTTPDDLGQRITASVPLDTVLIDVYVDDASAQRAAAIAEAVGKQFSTSVVDLERVSDKTPSPVKVSVVRPASVPTTPISPMPARNLGLGLVLGLLVGLGVALLRDTFDTSIKSERDVKDLSDETIIGTIAFDPDGGKHPLIVQSDPHGLRAEAFRSLRTNLQFVDAANHPRSMVLTSSLPGEGKTTTAANLAISMAAAGARVCVIEGDLRRPRLLRYMGMEGSVGLTNVLIGQAELLDVLQPFGDSALQVLGAGQIPPNPSELLGSETMARLIGTLEEMFDYVVIDAPPILPVTDATVLSTLTGGVVLVTGCGVVNREHVTRSLEALRGVKGNILGIVVNRVPTHGAHAESYYYSDGYAPLPEDRSRRERSRERQSA
- a CDS encoding class I SAM-dependent methyltransferase; the encoded protein is MAGPRPVGTITRGTTNPNRLRRVDRWLAGPQSWRLVRSTEPPVVVDLGYGASPVTAVELHDRLRRVRADVEVVGIEIDPDRVTRAASLEREGLSFRRGGFEVPLPDGRQATVVRAFNVLRQYDESEVAGAWSTVQARLAPHGVLVDGTCDELGRLSTWVAVDRSGPLSLTLSWRLRGLTSPSAIAERLPKALIHRNVQGEPVHAWLGALDRAWAHSAHHASFGVRQRFLATVAAVRDEGWPVVDGPARWRLGEVTVAWDAVDAVRRQRA
- a CDS encoding 3-keto-5-aminohexanoate cleavage protein encodes the protein MARTTGTLITVAPTGAELAKSDFPQLPTTLDELVETAQSCELAGAAMIHLHIRDADHRPTLDHGYLKAAVQALREQTSLVIQLSTGGSVHDPLDQRLTVLDAEPDSCSLTCGTTNFGDDVFLNPYGFMSDLYVQAQEREVVPEFELFDLGHVASLARLVDTHGLPFGGKVHVDFVTGVPGGMPGTPAALLAGVAMLPPEVTSWAATGIGRTHLPIAAAALAAGGHLRVGMEDNVVFARGVPVEHNRQLVERAAHLAEVMQRPALSTEAARTLLGVKDRRA
- a CDS encoding helix-turn-helix domain-containing protein; amino-acid sequence: MSRIPLGPLSGNNLGDYLREQRQTARLSLRQLSELAGISNPYLSQIERGLKRPSAEILQQLAKGLEVSAESLYVRAGILDERQGHDAEPLDTRAVIGADPQLTARQKAALLDIYDSFVAAQEAPDRKRPAVKAAKTTPTPRK